The genomic segment TGGGAGAAGAGGGCGGGGGGCCTATCTACCCAACAGGCTCGCGGCACATCGCCGGGCCTCAGCGCAGATCGGCCTTCCCGCCAGAACAAGCCCTTGGCCTCAGAGATTTTTACCAGCCCGGCATCAAGATACAAGCGCAGAGGCTGTGCTGTCGAGACTCTGCGGCTCTTGATTGGGTACCCAGCAAAAAGCCGCAAAATTTCAAACAGGCAATACTCTGCGCTACCGGTGGCGTGGAAATTGGGCGTCCGCATACGTTGCAAAAGCAGCGACGCATGCGCGACCCGTCAGTCCTGTGATCGCATAGATTCCAGACCGCGGAACGTATGCGCGACCCGTCTTGACCATTTATTTAGCCAAGCCGATTCTTGGACAGATTGACTATTACTGATTTCCTCGTCTTCCGGCTTTATCCGCGTCCTCTGCCAAGTCGGACAGAGTAGCGAAAAACTCCTGGGACTGGCCGCGGAAAAGCCCCATATCGGTCAAGAACCTCGCCACCCCCATCGCCACTCCTGCCGTCTCCGTGGGGCGAATGATCGAACAGACGGGAAGAGACCGGCTGATGAAGGGGCATGGCTCAGGCATGATGAGATTGGTTTGGAAATCTTCGCCGCCGAATGGCGGAGAATTCAGGTCTGGAAAGGTGACGGACACATGGGTCACTGGATCCACTGCCGTGACCTGAGGCGCATTGCCAGCTTTATCGTGCCAGGTCTGAAAATGCGCTGTTTCGGTGGGGCCGATGCTGAGCACAATCCGCAAAACCTCCGGGTCTGTTACACGCTGGGCCAGCGAAGGGTAGAGGCTGGTGCCGCCTTGTTCAATAGTCGGGAAGTGGAAGGCCGCGGTGTTGGCGATGGCCTGAAGGAAGTTGGCATCAGCCGTATCATCATCCGTCCTCGGAATGGCCGTATGCGTCCCCACCGCCAGGGTTGGAATCGCTTGCGGGAATGTGTCACCGAAATCGGGATTCTTGGTGCGGCTGCGGTACCGGGTCCACCAACTGGTGTCAACAGTGAGTTGAGTCAGGTTGGTTATGCGCAACGTTTTGCTGGATCCCGTCGCTAAGCTGCCCTGCAAAGTCTTGAAACGATCGAGATTCACGGGATCCGCACCCTTGGATACTAAGTAAGCGTTGAGGAAGTTTTGATGAGTGAACTCGTCTTCGGTGTTATCGTGAATGTATTGCGCCATGTCCGTGTCCAGCACGGTTAATGCAGAGGTATAGGCTTGGTTCCCGCTCCCCCCGGGGACCTCGTTGTCCTGGATGCCTCCGAGTTCGTTATATTGAACCCAAAAGTCTGTCTCGAGAATCTCGGCCGCAGCCAGGAATCTCAAGATTGAAGCATCTCCTGGAGTGAGTTGAC from the Terriglobia bacterium genome contains:
- a CDS encoding ferritin-like domain-containing protein, whose translation is MRNTLNARRTSISRRSFFRKGLAVAGMATTASLLPRSSSFAQGGPEEKSGQLTPGDASILRFLAAAEILETDFWVQYNELGGIQDNEVPGGSGNQAYTSALTVLDTDMAQYIHDNTEDEFTHQNFLNAYLVSKGADPVNLDRFKTLQGSLATGSSKTLRITNLTQLTVDTSWWTRYRSRTKNPDFGDTFPQAIPTLAVGTHTAIPRTDDDTADANFLQAIANTAAFHFPTIEQGGTSLYPSLAQRVTDPEVLRIVLSIGPTETAHFQTWHDKAGNAPQVTAVDPVTHVSVTFPDLNSPPFGGEDFQTNLIMPEPCPFISRSLPVCSIIRPTETAGVAMGVARFLTDMGLFRGQSQEFFATLSDLAEDADKAGRRGNQ